In the genome of Streptomyces pactum, one region contains:
- a CDS encoding carbohydrate ABC transporter permease — protein MRAGPRTPGEARRRPATAPASRPPAGLVLRRRAGRTAQYLALLGYLVFLAFPLLWLVSTAFKPPRELATLHPEWIPDHPTWDNFRQAFDEQPLLRAAGNSLLAAGSAALIAVAVAVPAAYVLARHRNRLSRAATGWVVVSQAFPLVLLIIPLFLILKELRLIDSMAGLVLVYVTWSLPFALWMLTGYARALPPELEEAAAVDGAGRLRTLVSVTVPLLAPGIAATALFAFITAWNEFFFALVLLKSPEKQTMPVVLTHFLGAEGVADLGPLAAASLLATLPSLLLFAVIQRRITGGMLAGAVKH, from the coding sequence ATGAGAGCCGGACCACGTACTCCGGGGGAGGCCCGGCGGCGGCCGGCGACGGCCCCCGCGTCCCGGCCGCCGGCCGGGCTCGTGCTGCGGCGCCGGGCCGGCCGCACCGCTCAGTACCTGGCCCTGCTGGGCTATCTGGTCTTCCTCGCCTTCCCGCTGCTGTGGCTGGTCTCCACCGCCTTCAAGCCCCCGCGCGAGCTGGCCACCCTGCACCCGGAGTGGATCCCCGACCACCCCACCTGGGACAACTTCCGGCAGGCGTTCGACGAGCAGCCGCTGCTGCGGGCGGCCGGCAACAGCCTGCTGGCGGCCGGCAGCGCCGCCCTGATCGCGGTGGCCGTCGCGGTGCCGGCGGCCTATGTGCTGGCCCGCCACCGCAACCGGCTCAGCCGGGCCGCGACCGGCTGGGTGGTGGTCTCCCAGGCGTTCCCGCTGGTGCTGCTCATCATCCCGCTCTTCCTCATCCTCAAGGAGCTGCGGCTGATCGACTCCATGGCCGGGCTGGTCCTGGTCTACGTCACCTGGTCGCTGCCGTTCGCCCTGTGGATGCTCACCGGATACGCGCGGGCGCTGCCGCCGGAGCTGGAGGAGGCCGCCGCCGTGGACGGCGCGGGCCGGCTGCGCACCCTGGTGTCGGTCACCGTGCCGCTGCTCGCGCCGGGCATCGCGGCCACCGCCCTGTTCGCCTTCATCACGGCCTGGAACGAGTTCTTCTTCGCCCTGGTCCTCCTGAAGTCCCCCGAGAAGCAGACGATGCCGGTGGTGCTCACCCACTTCCTCGGCGCCGAGGGGGTGGCCGACCTCGGGCCGCTGGCGGCGGCGTCGCTGCTGGCCACCCTCCCCTCGCTGCTGCTGTTCGCCGTCATCCAGCGCCGGATCACCGGCGGGATGCTCGCCGGGGCGGTGAAGCACTGA
- a CDS encoding carbohydrate ABC transporter permease, with product MLPVLIPILVLSVTPLVYGIALAFTDAQSGRTEPTEWIGLLNFTDLRQDTLFWESFRTGLLWAAGVTVPQFLLSLGLALLLSGRLRFRWLARVLAIVPWAMPEVVVGIMWRLVYHPDAGILNETLGTDRDWLGSLGSALPAVILVGIWAGMPQTTVALLAGLQNVPGELHEAAAIDGAGAWRRFTTVTWPAIRPVALAIGALAFIWNLNSFALVYVLTNGGPGGRTRLPMLFAYEEAFRYGQFGYAAAMGCVLVAVVSVLLAVFLAGRLKGRDT from the coding sequence GTGCTGCCCGTGCTCATCCCCATCCTGGTCCTGAGCGTCACCCCGCTGGTGTACGGCATCGCGCTGGCCTTCACCGACGCCCAGTCCGGCCGGACCGAGCCCACCGAGTGGATCGGCCTGCTCAACTTCACCGACCTGCGGCAGGACACCCTGTTCTGGGAGTCCTTCCGCACCGGCCTGCTGTGGGCCGCCGGGGTGACCGTGCCGCAGTTCCTGCTCTCCCTCGGGCTGGCGCTGCTGCTCAGCGGGCGGCTGCGGTTCCGGTGGCTGGCCCGGGTGCTGGCCATCGTGCCGTGGGCGATGCCGGAGGTGGTCGTCGGCATCATGTGGCGGCTGGTCTACCACCCCGACGCCGGCATCCTCAACGAGACCCTGGGCACCGACCGGGACTGGCTGGGCAGCCTGGGCAGCGCGCTGCCGGCCGTCATCCTGGTCGGCATCTGGGCCGGCATGCCGCAGACCACCGTGGCGCTGCTGGCCGGCCTGCAGAACGTGCCGGGGGAGCTGCACGAGGCCGCCGCCATCGACGGCGCCGGGGCGTGGCGGCGGTTCACCACCGTCACCTGGCCGGCGATCCGCCCGGTGGCCCTGGCGATCGGCGCGCTCGCCTTCATCTGGAACCTCAACTCCTTCGCCCTGGTGTACGTGCTCACCAACGGCGGCCCCGGCGGGCGCACCCGGCTGCCGATGCTCTTCGCCTACGAGGAGGCGTTCCGCTACGGGCAGTTCGGCTACGCGGCGGCGATGGGCTGCGTCCTGGTCGCGGTGGTCTCGGTGCTGCTCGCGGTCTTCCTCGCCGGCCGGCTGAAGGGACGTGACACATGA
- a CDS encoding ABC transporter permease → MAEPLETADRRARLRLWLSGTIVAAVALAVLLVPPLVQLDQQSVDLSAKLLPPSWEHPFGTDHVGRDLLLRCVYGLRVSLLVGVVAALAATVVGTAVGAAAGALGGWADRLLMRLVDAFSSVPHLLLGIFIVAMFRPGVWPVVVSVALTHWLSTARIIRSEVLSQRTRPHIDAAISGGASRWRVTVRHLVPAVLPQAGLAAVLMIPHAMWHESALSFLGLGLPTHQASLGNLVQTGRGSLLAGDWWPTLFPGLFLVIPTLAFAGLAGVWRDRLNPRRRSELTL, encoded by the coding sequence ATGGCTGAACCACTGGAGACCGCGGACCGCCGGGCCCGGCTGCGGCTGTGGCTGAGCGGCACCATCGTGGCCGCGGTGGCGCTCGCCGTGCTGCTGGTCCCGCCGCTGGTCCAGCTCGACCAGCAGTCGGTGGACCTGTCCGCCAAGCTCCTCCCGCCGTCCTGGGAGCACCCCTTCGGCACCGACCACGTCGGCCGCGACCTGCTGCTGCGCTGCGTCTACGGGCTGCGCGTGTCGCTCCTGGTCGGGGTGGTCGCCGCGCTCGCCGCGACGGTGGTGGGCACCGCGGTGGGCGCCGCCGCCGGCGCCCTCGGCGGCTGGGCGGACCGGCTGCTGATGCGGCTGGTGGACGCCTTCAGCTCGGTGCCCCACCTGCTGCTGGGCATCTTCATCGTGGCCATGTTCCGGCCCGGGGTGTGGCCGGTGGTGGTCTCGGTGGCGCTCACCCACTGGCTGTCCACCGCCCGCATCATCCGCTCCGAGGTGCTCTCCCAGCGAACCCGGCCGCACATCGACGCCGCGATCTCCGGCGGCGCCTCGCGGTGGCGGGTGACCGTACGCCACCTGGTGCCCGCCGTGCTGCCACAGGCAGGGCTGGCCGCCGTGCTGATGATCCCGCACGCCATGTGGCACGAGTCCGCCCTCTCCTTCCTGGGCCTGGGCCTGCCCACCCACCAGGCCAGCCTCGGCAACCTGGTGCAGACCGGCCGCGGCTCGCTGCTGGCCGGGGACTGGTGGCCCACCCTCTTCCCCGGCCTCTTCCTCGTCATCCCCACCCTGGCGTTCGCCGGCCTCGCCGGTGTCTGGCGCGACCGGCTCAACCCGCGCCGCCGATCGGAGCTGACGCTGTGA
- a CDS encoding ABC transporter substrate-binding protein, whose product MTTGSVRGITAVALAAALAVAATACSNPGGADGAGSGGKDSAVVGIAYEPDTLNPLLGYGKDGNSKIFDGLLALDENMRLRPALAAELPTVSEDGRTYTYRLREGVTFSDGKPFTAEDVVYTYTTILDEKTNNPSKGELDAIASVTARDPHTVVFTLKYPYAPFAERTVLPIVPEHILSGQDVNSGDFSTHPVGTGPYLLTQWSRGEKLTFKANPRYWGGAPAVKKFTMAIIKDDDVRATRLSAGDLDGAILPPALARGFADEDGRKTYTATTYDYRTVTLPTHNKVTGDLAIRRALDVAVDRQAMVDKILDGAGKPAYGPVPTDSPWFAKGTERRHDPVRAEKILDEAGWKRGKDGIRVKNGVRAAFPLWYLAGDRLRQDHALAYASDAKKAGIDITTQAGTWEVIEPRMKQDAVLAGGGAPADPDFDQYTLLKSDLAGDGFNNMAWYDNPTVDKALEDGRRSGDKAARKAAYDTIQRELLKNPGYTFLTHIDHVYVLADRWQGLTTQVEPHDHGLASGPWWNVEDWKPKK is encoded by the coding sequence ATGACCACCGGATCCGTACGGGGTATCACCGCCGTGGCGCTCGCCGCCGCGCTCGCCGTGGCCGCCACGGCCTGCTCCAACCCGGGCGGCGCCGACGGCGCCGGCTCCGGCGGCAAGGACTCCGCGGTCGTGGGCATCGCCTACGAGCCGGACACGCTCAACCCGCTCCTGGGCTACGGCAAGGACGGCAACTCCAAGATCTTCGACGGGCTGCTGGCCCTCGACGAGAACATGCGCCTGCGGCCCGCGCTCGCCGCCGAGCTGCCCACCGTGAGCGAGGACGGACGCACCTACACCTACCGGCTCCGCGAGGGCGTCACCTTCAGCGACGGCAAGCCCTTCACCGCCGAGGACGTCGTGTACACCTACACGACCATCCTGGACGAGAAGACCAACAACCCCTCCAAGGGCGAACTCGACGCGATAGCCTCCGTCACCGCGCGCGACCCGCACACCGTGGTGTTCACCCTCAAGTACCCCTACGCGCCGTTCGCCGAGCGGACCGTGCTGCCCATCGTCCCCGAGCACATCCTGTCCGGGCAGGACGTCAACTCCGGTGACTTCTCCACGCACCCGGTCGGCACCGGCCCGTACCTGCTCACCCAGTGGTCCCGCGGCGAGAAGCTCACCTTCAAGGCCAACCCCCGCTACTGGGGCGGCGCGCCGGCGGTGAAGAAGTTCACCATGGCGATCATCAAGGACGACGACGTCCGCGCCACCCGGCTGAGCGCCGGTGACCTCGACGGCGCCATCCTGCCGCCGGCCCTCGCCCGCGGCTTCGCCGACGAGGACGGCAGGAAGACCTACACCGCCACCACCTACGACTACCGCACCGTCACCCTCCCCACCCACAACAAGGTCACCGGCGACCTGGCGATCCGCCGCGCCCTGGACGTCGCGGTGGACCGGCAGGCGATGGTGGACAAGATCCTCGACGGCGCCGGGAAGCCCGCCTACGGGCCGGTGCCCACCGACAGCCCCTGGTTCGCCAAGGGCACCGAGCGCCGCCACGACCCGGTCCGCGCGGAGAAGATCCTCGACGAGGCCGGCTGGAAGCGCGGCAAGGACGGCATCCGGGTGAAGAACGGCGTCCGCGCCGCCTTCCCGCTGTGGTACCTCGCCGGGGACCGGCTCCGCCAGGACCACGCCCTGGCCTACGCCTCCGACGCCAAGAAGGCCGGCATCGACATCACCACCCAGGCCGGCACCTGGGAGGTCATCGAGCCCCGGATGAAGCAGGACGCGGTGCTGGCCGGCGGCGGCGCGCCCGCCGACCCCGACTTCGACCAGTACACCCTGCTCAAGTCGGACCTCGCCGGGGACGGCTTCAACAACATGGCCTGGTACGACAACCCCACGGTGGACAAGGCCCTGGAGGACGGCCGCCGCAGCGGCGACAAGGCCGCCCGCAAGGCCGCCTACGACACCATCCAGCGCGAGCTGCTGAAGAACCCCGGCTACACCTTCCTCACCCACATCGACCACGTCTACGTCCTCGCCGACCGCTGGCAGGGCCTGACCACCCAGGTCGAGCCGCACGACCACGGCCTGGCCTCCGGGCCCTGGTGGAACGTCGAGGACTGGAAGCCGAAGAAGTGA
- a CDS encoding TIGR03086 family metal-binding protein, with protein sequence MTDDDRTTTPEPGTPPGAPVDLSPAAARVAALLDGIPDDLLTAPTPCAAYPVAALLDHLMGLTLAFRHAAEKSTPPPAPGEAPAGPGLASADALDPRWRELLPRRLDELVDAWRDPAAWEGITEVGGVTLPAHRIGLFGLDELILHGWDLARATGQRYEPDPASVEAILALLTESASEEGTEGLFGPRVPVPAGAPPFERALGLSGRDPSWSAG encoded by the coding sequence GTGACCGACGACGACCGCACCACCACCCCGGAGCCCGGCACCCCGCCCGGCGCCCCGGTGGACCTGTCCCCCGCCGCTGCGCGGGTGGCCGCGCTGCTGGACGGCATCCCCGACGACCTGCTGACGGCACCCACGCCGTGCGCCGCGTACCCGGTGGCCGCGCTGCTGGACCACCTCATGGGTCTGACCCTGGCGTTCCGTCACGCCGCGGAGAAGAGCACGCCGCCGCCGGCACCGGGGGAGGCGCCCGCGGGGCCGGGCCTGGCCTCGGCCGACGCCCTGGACCCCCGCTGGCGGGAGCTGCTGCCCCGGCGGCTGGACGAGCTGGTGGACGCCTGGCGCGACCCGGCCGCCTGGGAGGGGATCACGGAGGTCGGCGGGGTGACCCTGCCCGCGCACCGGATCGGCCTCTTCGGCCTGGACGAACTCATCCTGCACGGCTGGGACCTGGCCCGAGCCACCGGGCAGCGTTACGAGCCGGACCCGGCGAGCGTCGAGGCGATCCTGGCGCTGCTCACCGAGTCCGCGAGCGAGGAGGGCACCGAAGGGCTGTTCGGCCCGAGGGTCCCGGTGCCCGCCGGCGCGCCGCCGTTCGAGCGGGCCCTGGGGCTCAGCGGCCGGGACCCCTCCTGGTCCGCCGGCTGA
- a CDS encoding helix-turn-helix domain-containing protein produces the protein MGATLRDFRERAGLQQGELGRLVHVSTTYISQLETAARRMDAPLVERLDRALKADGKFVEVYRMAVNSERQRPVADYFKFVAELEPKARRIDRYGAGLFPGLLQTPAYASAITRAWNPFRTDEEVDSLVQERLRRAQILDRPERPEFLAVVDEVALRKPIGGPGVMREQLLHVAERIRARQAVVQVLETRSGAHPLLAGQLVIMSFADAPPVAYVEAPFTGSVLEAPETVAAAQLAYHLTSAAALPPEASLELIEAVAEEFRP, from the coding sequence GTGGGGGCCACGCTCCGCGACTTCCGCGAACGCGCCGGCCTTCAGCAGGGCGAGCTGGGCAGGCTGGTGCACGTCAGCACCACGTACATCAGCCAGTTGGAGACGGCGGCCCGCCGCATGGACGCGCCGCTCGTGGAGCGACTCGACCGCGCGCTGAAGGCCGACGGAAAGTTCGTCGAGGTCTACCGGATGGCCGTCAACAGCGAACGGCAGCGGCCGGTTGCCGACTACTTCAAGTTCGTGGCAGAGCTGGAGCCGAAGGCCCGCCGCATCGACAGGTACGGGGCCGGTCTGTTCCCGGGACTGCTCCAGACGCCGGCGTACGCGTCGGCGATCACGCGGGCCTGGAACCCCTTCCGGACGGACGAGGAGGTGGACAGCCTCGTTCAGGAGCGGCTGCGGCGGGCGCAGATACTGGACCGCCCGGAGCGTCCGGAGTTCCTGGCCGTGGTCGATGAGGTGGCCCTGCGGAAGCCCATCGGCGGGCCCGGGGTCATGCGGGAGCAACTGCTGCACGTGGCTGAGCGCATCAGGGCTCGGCAGGCGGTGGTGCAGGTGCTGGAGACAAGAAGCGGGGCGCACCCGCTCCTGGCCGGGCAACTGGTCATCATGTCCTTCGCCGACGCACCGCCGGTCGCCTATGTCGAAGCTCCTTTCACCGGCAGCGTATTGGAGGCACCGGAGACTGTCGCCGCGGCCCAACTGGCCTACCATCTGACCAGCGCCGCCGCTCTGCCTCCGGAGGCGTCCCTGGAACTGATCGAGGCGGTGGCGGAGGAGTTCAGGCCATGA
- a CDS encoding ABC transporter ATP-binding protein, with amino-acid sequence MGADAVTTTTPVLSVRGLTVGFRMPGGRRIAAVTDATFDLAPGECLALVGESGCGKSVLASALLGLLPRNATVSGSALLYGAGAASAGTVPTGTAEAAEAVEATGTAQAPRPGPDPAGGAVIDLVTAGERDLARTVRGRRVGLVPQSPAAHLTPVRTVRAHLYETLRALRGTGRRELPAAAEDAAGRAAFPADHLDRYPHELSGGLAQRAATALALIGDAPLLLADEPTTGLDRDLVTRTVDELRRHTDDGRALLLITHDLAAAERIADRVAVMYAGRIVELGPAGAFFGSPGPRHPYARGLLNALPDRDFTPIPGMPPELGDLPAGCAFAPRCARAGAGCADAPPALDGGVACLHPHSDDQVAARA; translated from the coding sequence ATCGGAGCTGACGCTGTGACCACGACCACCCCCGTGCTCTCGGTGCGCGGCCTGACCGTCGGCTTCCGGATGCCCGGCGGCCGGCGGATCGCCGCCGTCACCGACGCCACCTTCGACCTCGCCCCCGGCGAGTGCCTGGCCCTGGTCGGCGAGAGCGGCTGCGGCAAGTCGGTCCTCGCCTCCGCGCTGCTGGGCCTGCTGCCCCGCAACGCCACGGTGTCCGGATCGGCGCTGCTGTACGGGGCCGGCGCCGCGTCCGCCGGAACGGTCCCCACCGGGACCGCCGAGGCCGCCGAGGCCGTCGAGGCCACCGGGACCGCACAGGCCCCCCGACCGGGCCCGGACCCGGCCGGCGGTGCGGTCATCGACCTGGTGACCGCCGGCGAGCGGGACCTCGCCCGCACCGTACGCGGCCGCCGGGTCGGACTGGTGCCGCAGAGCCCGGCCGCCCACCTGACCCCGGTGCGCACCGTCCGCGCCCACCTGTACGAGACGCTGCGCGCACTGCGCGGCACCGGCCGCCGGGAGCTGCCCGCCGCCGCCGAGGACGCGGCCGGCCGCGCCGCCTTCCCCGCCGACCACCTCGACCGGTACCCGCACGAGCTGTCCGGCGGCCTCGCCCAGCGCGCCGCCACCGCGCTGGCGCTCATCGGCGACGCCCCGCTGCTCCTGGCCGACGAGCCGACCACCGGCCTCGACCGCGACCTGGTGACCCGCACCGTGGACGAGCTGCGCCGCCACACCGACGACGGCCGCGCCCTGCTGCTCATCACCCACGACCTCGCCGCCGCCGAGCGCATCGCCGACCGGGTGGCGGTGATGTACGCCGGCCGGATCGTGGAACTCGGCCCCGCCGGGGCCTTCTTCGGCAGCCCCGGCCCCCGCCACCCCTACGCCCGGGGACTGCTGAACGCCCTGCCGGACCGGGACTTCACCCCGATCCCCGGGATGCCGCCGGAGCTGGGGGACCTCCCGGCCGGCTGCGCCTTCGCGCCCCGCTGCGCCCGGGCCGGTGCCGGGTGCGCCGATGCCCCGCCCGCCCTCGACGGGGGCGTCGCCTGTCTCCACCCGCACTCCGACGACCAGGTGGCCGCCCGTGCTTGA
- a CDS encoding ABC transporter substrate-binding protein, whose amino-acid sequence MRRRTLLAAAAATATAAALPGCARERRRAPDGSVTLRFQSLAWQQESVAATKELVAEWNAGHPRIRVEYVQGSWDGVHDQLLTAFEGGEAPDVIHDASDDLADFAHGGHLADLTGLLSPRLREDIPEHSWRTATFGGGIHGVPFLVEPRVLVANRDLLAGAGVRVPTAARPWSWDEFAAAARELTGRGRYGVAWPLKEPVSATLNLSLSAGGRLFHQDTGGKVTIRCGAAELRVPRLVRDQVNADRSAARSTLGMGGSDTLPGFFAGRYAMVPLGFSYRQQIAQQAPAGFRWTVLPAPAGPDGNQRQGVSPQTLSIAEDCPYKKEAAAFIDFLLRPRNMVRLALGDWMLPTGRRALADPALHTARYGWATGTALARHLRPAPAQSVRGYQEWKDKIATPAFQEYYSGAIDDDTLRRKLERDGNLVLKRYQR is encoded by the coding sequence ATGCGCCGCCGCACCCTACTGGCCGCCGCCGCCGCGACCGCGACCGCCGCCGCGCTGCCCGGCTGCGCCCGGGAGCGGCGCCGGGCCCCCGACGGCTCGGTGACCCTGCGCTTCCAGTCGCTGGCCTGGCAGCAGGAGTCGGTCGCGGCGACCAAGGAGCTGGTGGCGGAGTGGAACGCCGGCCACCCCCGGATCCGGGTGGAGTACGTCCAGGGCAGCTGGGACGGGGTGCACGACCAGCTGCTGACCGCCTTCGAGGGCGGCGAGGCGCCGGACGTCATCCACGACGCCTCCGACGACCTCGCCGACTTCGCCCACGGCGGCCACCTCGCCGACCTCACCGGGCTGCTCTCCCCCCGGCTGCGGGAGGACATCCCCGAGCACAGCTGGCGGACCGCCACCTTCGGCGGCGGCATCCACGGGGTGCCGTTCCTGGTCGAGCCCCGGGTCCTGGTCGCCAACCGGGACCTGCTCGCCGGGGCCGGGGTGCGGGTGCCCACCGCCGCGCGGCCGTGGAGCTGGGACGAGTTCGCCGCGGCGGCCCGCGAGCTGACCGGACGCGGCCGGTACGGGGTGGCCTGGCCGCTGAAGGAGCCGGTCTCCGCCACCTTGAACCTCTCGCTGTCCGCCGGCGGCCGGCTCTTCCACCAGGACACCGGCGGCAAGGTCACCATCCGGTGCGGCGCCGCCGAGCTGCGGGTGCCGCGCCTGGTGCGCGACCAGGTCAACGCCGACCGCTCCGCCGCCCGCAGCACCCTGGGCATGGGCGGCTCCGACACCCTGCCCGGCTTCTTCGCGGGCAGGTACGCGATGGTGCCGCTCGGCTTCTCCTACCGGCAGCAGATCGCCCAGCAGGCACCGGCCGGCTTCCGCTGGACGGTGCTCCCGGCGCCGGCCGGGCCGGACGGGAACCAGCGGCAGGGCGTCAGCCCGCAGACCCTCTCCATCGCCGAGGACTGCCCGTACAAGAAGGAGGCCGCCGCCTTCATCGACTTCCTGCTGCGGCCCCGCAACATGGTCCGGCTGGCGCTCGGCGACTGGATGCTGCCCACCGGGCGGCGGGCGCTCGCCGACCCCGCGCTGCACACCGCCCGGTACGGCTGGGCCACCGGCACCGCCCTCGCCCGCCACCTGCGCCCCGCCCCCGCGCAGTCGGTGCGCGGCTACCAGGAGTGGAAGGACAAGATCGCCACCCCGGCGTTCCAGGAGTACTACAGCGGCGCGATCGACGACGACACGCTCCGCCGGAAGCTGGAGCGGGACGGGAACCTGGTGCTCAAGCGGTACCAGCGCTGA
- a CDS encoding phosphotransferase enzyme family protein — MTDGTDAAFTEARARRVLAAALSLPRGEEVPARLLALGENAVLAVERPGRPGLVARIGRTDDAPVRERAEREIRVARWLAEQGVPAVRPADDADRPLVCDGHVVTFWEQLPAAVRPAGPRDLAELLLRVHALPPAPVPLPGRDLLGGVERWLRLAGDAVDPADAAYLRARRDDFAAAAAGLTPHLAPGVIHGDALPRNVHVGPDGPVLVDLETFATDLREHDLVVMALSRDRYGLDPAGYDEFVAVYGWDVREWEGCAVLRGARETASCAWVAQHAPGNPAALAEFRRRVASLREGDTAVRWYPF, encoded by the coding sequence GTGACGGACGGGACCGACGCGGCATTCACCGAGGCGCGGGCACGGCGGGTGCTCGCGGCGGCGCTGTCGCTGCCGCGGGGCGAGGAGGTGCCGGCGCGGTTGCTGGCGCTGGGCGAGAACGCGGTCCTCGCCGTGGAGCGGCCCGGACGCCCGGGGCTGGTGGCGCGGATCGGCCGCACCGACGACGCGCCGGTGCGCGAGCGCGCGGAGCGTGAGATCCGGGTCGCCCGGTGGCTCGCCGAGCAGGGGGTGCCCGCGGTGCGGCCGGCCGACGACGCCGACCGGCCACTGGTGTGCGACGGCCATGTGGTCACCTTCTGGGAGCAGCTGCCCGCGGCGGTCCGGCCGGCCGGACCGCGGGACCTGGCGGAACTGCTGCTGCGGGTGCACGCACTGCCGCCGGCCCCGGTCCCGCTGCCGGGCCGGGACCTGCTGGGCGGGGTGGAGCGCTGGCTGCGGCTGGCGGGCGACGCCGTCGATCCGGCGGACGCGGCGTATCTGCGGGCGCGCCGGGACGACTTCGCCGCCGCGGCGGCCGGGCTGACCCCGCACCTGGCACCGGGCGTCATCCACGGCGACGCGCTGCCGCGCAATGTGCACGTGGGCCCGGACGGGCCGGTCCTGGTGGACCTGGAGACCTTCGCCACCGATCTGCGGGAACACGACCTGGTGGTGATGGCACTCTCCCGGGACCGGTACGGCCTGGACCCGGCCGGCTACGACGAGTTCGTCGCGGTGTACGGCTGGGACGTACGGGAGTGGGAGGGCTGCGCGGTGCTGCGCGGCGCCCGCGAGACGGCCAGCTGCGCCTGGGTGGCCCAGCACGCCCCGGGGAACCCGGCCGCGCTCGCCGAGTTCCGGCGCCGTGTCGCCTCCCTGCGGGAGGGCGACACGGCGGTGCGCTGGTACCCGTTCTGA
- a CDS encoding ABC transporter permease, with product MARLAGRRLLLAVPVLLTVSFAVFAVAEASPFDPVKAYAGTAGLTASQENLDQLRANLGVDEPFTTRWWNWLGSALTGDLGDSSVMRRPVADVIGERLGWSVLLAATAFALAIVLGTCLGVLAARRRGGWLDRLTTGAAYTLEAVPAFWLGLLAIWLFALELDTLPAGGLTDTASTTVTFGEVAEHLVLPATVLALTQLPWFFLYVRQGVADALDEDPVRGARARGLGERTVLLGHALRSGMLPVLTLIGSRIPELITGALLVETVFSWPGIAAATVEAATAVDFPLLAALTVLATAAVLLGNLLADLLYGLADPRVGFDG from the coding sequence ATGGCCCGGCTGGCCGGGCGGCGGCTGCTGCTCGCCGTCCCGGTCCTGCTCACCGTCTCCTTCGCCGTCTTCGCGGTCGCCGAGGCGTCCCCGTTCGACCCGGTCAAGGCGTACGCCGGCACCGCCGGGCTCACCGCCAGCCAGGAGAACCTCGACCAGCTCCGCGCCAACCTGGGCGTGGACGAGCCGTTCACCACCCGCTGGTGGAACTGGCTCGGCTCGGCCCTCACCGGCGACCTGGGCGACTCCAGCGTGATGCGCCGCCCGGTCGCCGACGTCATCGGCGAGCGGCTGGGCTGGTCGGTGCTGCTCGCCGCCACCGCCTTCGCCCTCGCCATCGTGCTGGGCACCTGCCTGGGCGTGCTCGCCGCCCGCCGGCGCGGCGGCTGGCTGGACCGGCTCACCACCGGCGCCGCCTACACCCTGGAGGCGGTGCCCGCCTTCTGGCTGGGCCTGCTCGCCATCTGGCTGTTCGCCCTGGAACTGGACACCCTCCCGGCCGGCGGCCTCACCGACACCGCCAGCACCACCGTCACCTTCGGCGAGGTCGCCGAACACCTGGTGCTGCCGGCCACCGTGCTCGCCCTCACCCAGCTGCCCTGGTTCTTCCTCTACGTCCGGCAGGGCGTCGCCGACGCCCTGGACGAGGACCCGGTGCGCGGCGCCCGCGCCCGCGGCCTGGGCGAGCGCACCGTCCTCCTCGGCCACGCGCTGCGCTCGGGCATGCTGCCGGTGCTCACCCTCATCGGCTCCCGCATCCCCGAACTCATCACCGGCGCCCTGCTGGTGGAGACCGTCTTCAGCTGGCCGGGCATCGCCGCCGCCACCGTGGAGGCGGCCACCGCGGTGGACTTCCCGCTGCTGGCCGCGCTCACCGTGCTGGCCACCGCCGCCGTCCTGCTCGGCAACCTCCTCGCGGACCTGCTGTACGGGCTCGCCGACCCCAGGGTGGGATTCGATGGCTGA
- a CDS encoding ABC transporter ATP-binding protein: MLELHAVTAGYGRGAPAVRGATLTVTPGESVGLLGPSGCGKSTLARIAALLHRPESGTVRLDGTTVTRWRHRAPRELRTAVGVVFQSPRLSADPRLTLGDLIAEPLRATGRRDLVAERVPALAHDVGLGEDLLERRPHQVSDGQLQRACVARALVLRPRWLVCDEMTSMLDASTTAALVAAVEDYRREHGAGLLAVSHDAVLLNRWCDRTLHWREVVPAA; encoded by the coding sequence GTGCTTGAACTCCACGCAGTCACCGCCGGATACGGCCGCGGCGCGCCGGCCGTCCGGGGCGCCACCCTCACCGTCACGCCCGGCGAGTCGGTCGGCCTGCTCGGGCCCAGCGGCTGCGGCAAGTCCACCCTGGCCCGAATCGCCGCCCTGCTGCACCGCCCGGAGTCCGGGACCGTCCGGCTGGACGGCACCACCGTCACCCGCTGGCGCCACCGCGCCCCCCGCGAGCTGCGCACCGCCGTCGGGGTGGTCTTCCAGTCCCCACGGCTGTCCGCCGACCCCCGCCTCACCCTCGGCGACCTGATCGCCGAGCCGCTGCGCGCCACCGGCCGCCGCGACCTGGTGGCCGAGCGGGTGCCCGCGCTCGCGCACGACGTGGGCCTGGGCGAGGACCTGCTGGAGCGCCGCCCCCACCAGGTCAGCGACGGCCAGCTGCAACGGGCCTGCGTCGCCCGGGCGCTGGTGCTGCGGCCCCGCTGGCTGGTGTGCGACGAGATGACCTCCATGCTGGACGCGTCCACCACCGCCGCGCTGGTCGCCGCCGTGGAGGACTACCGCCGCGAGCACGGCGCCGGCCTGCTCGCGGTCAGCCACGACGCGGTGCTGCTGAACCGCTGGTGCGACCGCACCCTGCACTGGCGCGAGGTGGTCCCCGCCGCCTGA